The sequence below is a genomic window from Thermoproteota archaeon.
TAATAGAAACTGTAAAACAAATGTAACAAAATCCATTACGTTGAGAAACGTTACTAATCCTGCAGAATCACCGTACTTGTACAAAAAATCAAGGATGTAAGGAATTACAAAAAGATATGAGAACAAACACCCTGCGATGAATAATGCTAGAGCTGGAACAAAAATTGAACGGCTAATGTGAATTTCATTTTCCTTTAGTGCAGGTTTTAGAAAACCAACTGCTTCTTTGATTATAACTGGCATGCTAACAACAATTCCAACTAGAGCTGCAATGTATACTTGAGCAAAAAAGGCTTGACCTGGTGCTGTTTGAATTAATTGAACGCCTTCGGGAACCAAATTAATTTTCATATAGTTTGTTAGCTGTGCTGCAATGTTGTTTAACGGCTCAGGTGTAGGATAAAAAAACTCAATTCCTTCAAAACTAAATGGTTCTGCATGAAATGTTATCATAAAAGCACTAATTGCAACAATAACAATAACAATTCGTAAAATGCGTTTTCTTAATTCTTCTAGATGTTTACTTAGTTCTTGAAATTCTGACATCTGAGATCTTTCATTACACAGACTATAATTTATCTACTTGCCAGGAATTGGGAGTAATTTTGCATCAGGCAGTCCGCCCTCTTTTTGTTCTTCGGGAGTAATGTCTTGAAACTCCAACGTAATAGTGGCTTTGGTCTTAAATTTACTCTCCATCTCTTTTGCTAAAGAGGCAATATCCTTTGGAGCATAGATTTCCTTTGATTCTTTTAGGATTATTCTTTCTCCCTTTTCAACCTCTTTTCCTCCAAATTTTCCTTTTAGAAAACTGGTAATTGATGGAAGCTCCTTTCTGTCGATGTTGTTGTAATAATATGAAATCCCCTTGATTGGTGTGTAGTCATATGGGGTTCCGTTTCTATACATGAACACTCCAATAAAATTTGCATTCTCTTCTGGTTCACGAACACATTTCATATCCCAATTTAGCAACTTATCTTGGTTATAGCTAAATTTCTCTACTTCATCTGGAGTTAATTTCCAATATCTTGCTCTGCCCATTTAATTTTTTTAAATCTGACCGAATATAAATTCCAACCCTAGTGCTAATCACAAAATTGGGGTGTTAATCCCTTTTATTTGATTAAGAAGATCATAAATTATGGGAATTCGAGCTACAATAGTTATAGATGAATCAAACATGGAAAAATTGCGTAATTTGCAATCAAAGATGATTCGAACATCTACAAAATCAATCAGTTTTTCAAATGTTGTAAATCAAGTGATAGAAGAAGGCTTGAAGCGTTTCAAACCCTAAGTTTTCATATTTAGTACAATAATCGGGGAACAGTTTATCTCTGAGCTAGTATTTTGTAAGATATGGCACAAACTGGAAACCAACCAACTGATTGGGAAAAACTTTGGAAACAATACACTCAATCATTAGATAACTGGAAACAAATGTTTGATTCATTTCAAAAAGCCAATTCTGAGATGCAAAAAAACTTTAACCAGGTTATGGAAAAGGCATTCTCTGAATCTTCCCCAGATACTGTTAAACAATTTGGAGAAAATTGGCAAAAAGCACTAAATCAAGCTGGAGTTGACGCATTCAAACAATTTGGAGAAAGTTTTCAAAAATCTATGACAGAAGCTAATGTTGAAGCCTGGAAACAATTTGCAGAAAACTGGCAAAAAAACTATAGCGAATCTGGAATGGATCAGATGAAAGCATATGGCGAAATGATGAAAAAATTCGCTGAAACTTGGGATTTTATGTGGCCACAAAAAACCAAAAAATAACCAAGGCTACATTCTCAATTTTATTAATTTAAGATAAACATATTATCTTTTGATAATCATGAAATTTTATGGCAGAATATATTGTTCATGTAATAATTGAAAACAAACCTGGAATCAGTGATCCTGAAGGGGATACCATCCTAAATGACCTGATATTAAAAGGAAGTTTTTCAAATGTAACAAAGGTGCGTTCTGCACAGATGCTAAAGTTTACCATAAAGGCAAAGGACAAAAATACTGCAAAGTCTCAGGTTCAAAAAATTTGTGATGACCTTAGAATTTACAATCCAATGGTCAGCAAAATCTCTTTGAATATAGAATCATAGGTACTATCATTTTCAGGATGCGATCATAACAATCATCCTAAATCAAATTTTTCTGGATTGAGATTAAATAACCAAAGAATCTACTCCAATATGTGAAGGTCGGAGTCATAGTCTTCCCTGGAAGTAATTGTGATCGAGACATGTTTCATGTCTTAACTGATGTCTTCAATCTAAAGGCACAGTACTTTTGGCATGAAAAAGGATTGCCCAAAGATCTTGATGCCATAGTTCTACCTGGTGGATTCTCATATGGTGATAGATTACGTGCGGGAGTAATTGCAGCTCATAGTCCAGTCATCAAAGATGTAAAAAAGATGGCTGAAAAAGGAACTCCTGTTTTGGGTGTTTGTAATGGATTTCAAGTTCTAGTTGAATCTGGATTGCTACCTGGTGTTCTCTTGAAAAACAATTCGCTAAATTTTATGTGTCAATGGACAAATCTTATTGTTGAGAATAACACTACGCCATTTACAAACAAGCTAAAACTTCATCAAAAGATTCCAATCCCAATTGCAAATGGAGAGGGACGATACTATGTTGATGAATCAACATTAAAACAATTAAAGAAAAAAAATCAAATTGTATTTAGATATGAGGAGACCGTTAATGGCTCCCTTGATAAGATTGCCGGAGTTTGCAATGAAGATGGAAATGTTGTTGGAATGATGCCTCATCCTGAGCGGGCAACAGAACCTGAAATTAATCCAATTGATCACAAGCCTTCCTCATTGATCTTTGAATCCCTAATTCAGAAAATTGGTGTTAAAAATTGAGCCTAGAAGAGCAAGAATTAGCTCATTTGAAATACAAAATCAAAAGAAATCCCACTCCAACTGAAATTCAAATAGTTGCAGCTGAATGGTCTGAGCATTGTTCCTACAAATCCTCAAAGAAACATCTCAAAATGCTTCCCATGACAGGGCCTCTTGTAATCTCTGAAAAAGGATATGATTCTGGGGTTTTAGATGTGGGTGATGGATATGTGGTGACAGTTCACATTGAGAGTCATAATCATCCTTCTGCAGTTGAGCCATATGGCGGTGCAGCAACCGGCGTTGGTGGCGTAATACGTGATATTCTCTCTGCAGGAACAAGACCGATAGCAATTTTTGATGGATTACGATTTGGAAACATCCAAAAAGATCAGCAAGCTAGATGGCTTTTCAAAAACGCAGTGTCTGGAATTGCAGATTATGGAAATTGTTTGGGAATTCCAACTATTGGTGGAGAAGTTGAATTTGATGACTGTTATGAAAACTATGCACTTGTCGATGTTGCAGCAATTGGATTTGGAAAAAAAGAACGATTAATCAAAAATCATGCAAACGTTGGTGATGTAGTTGTACTGCTTGGTGGTTCCACTGGTCGTGATGGAATAGGCGGCTCTCAGTTTGCATCTGATTCATTAGAAACTGAAGATCGTTCTGCAGTTCAAATTCCTGATCCTTTTATTGAAAAATTAATCATTGAAGCAATCTTAGAAGCACGTGATGCAAAACTAATTCATGCCATGAAAGATCTTGGCGGTGGTGGATTATCCTGTGCAATTTCTGAAACAGCTGATACACTTTCAATTGGAATTGAATTGGATGTAAATACCATACACACACGGGAACCTGGAATGCATCCAAATGAAATTATGACTTCAGAATCTCAGGAAAGAATGCTAATAATAACATCAAAATCAAAATTAAAAAAACTACAAGACATTTGCAAAAAGTTTTCCATAAAGTGCTCAATGATTGGTGTTGTCAAATCAAATAAAATGATGCACGTAAAAAAAGGAAAAAAGACATTTGCAAATTTACCTACTGCAATTGTGGCAAATGCACCATTATTAGACAGATCTTCAAAAAAACCACGTTATCTTGAAAAAATAAAAAGCGATGAGAAGATCAAAACTCCTTCTAACCTTTCTTCAGTATTGCTAAAATTAATTGGATGCCCAAACATTGCATCAAGACATTGGGTCTATGGTCAGTATGATCATGAAGTAGGAATACGAACTGTTACTAAACCTGGTCGTGACGCATCTGTTCTCAGACTGGATAATGGAAAATTCCTTTCCGCAAAAATCGATGGTAATCCAAAACATTGTTACCTTGACCCAAGAGAGGGTGCAATTGGATGCTTTGAGGAAGCATGCAGAAACGTTGTCTGTACTGGGGCAACTCCAATAGGGATGGTTGATCACTTGCAATTTGGAAATCCTGAAGACCCAGAAATATTTTGGACATTTTTAGAATCTCTTAAAGGATTAACAGACTTTGCAAAAGAATTCAAAATACCTTGTGTTGGCGGAAAGGTTAGCTTTTACAATGAGACTCCAAAAGGACCAATCAAACCCACTCCATTAATTGGT
It includes:
- the tatC gene encoding twin-arginine translocase subunit TatC, with product MSEFQELSKHLEELRKRILRIVIVIVAISAFMITFHAEPFSFEGIEFFYPTPEPLNNIAAQLTNYMKINLVPEGVQLIQTAPGQAFFAQVYIAALVGIVVSMPVIIKEAVGFLKPALKENEIHISRSIFVPALALFIAGCLFSYLFVIPYILDFLYKYGDSAGLVTFLNVMDFVTFVLQFLLAFGISFQLPLIMYAVSASGITDAKFWRNNIRYAIVAIVIFGAAITPDGSGVTMWFIAGPMIGLYLAGMVLIERREKKRLRSQNNHI
- the purS gene encoding phosphoribosylformylglycinamidine synthase, purS protein, with the translated sequence MAEYIVHVIIENKPGISDPEGDTILNDLILKGSFSNVTKVRSAQMLKFTIKAKDKNTAKSQVQKICDDLRIYNPMVSKISLNIES
- the purL gene encoding phosphoribosylformylglycinamidine synthase subunit PurL, encoding MSLEEQELAHLKYKIKRNPTPTEIQIVAAEWSEHCSYKSSKKHLKMLPMTGPLVISEKGYDSGVLDVGDGYVVTVHIESHNHPSAVEPYGGAATGVGGVIRDILSAGTRPIAIFDGLRFGNIQKDQQARWLFKNAVSGIADYGNCLGIPTIGGEVEFDDCYENYALVDVAAIGFGKKERLIKNHANVGDVVVLLGGSTGRDGIGGSQFASDSLETEDRSAVQIPDPFIEKLIIEAILEARDAKLIHAMKDLGGGGLSCAISETADTLSIGIELDVNTIHTREPGMHPNEIMTSESQERMLIITSKSKLKKLQDICKKFSIKCSMIGVVKSNKMMHVKKGKKTFANLPTAIVANAPLLDRSSKKPRYLEKIKSDEKIKTPSNLSSVLLKLIGCPNIASRHWVYGQYDHEVGIRTVTKPGRDASVLRLDNGKFLSAKIDGNPKHCYLDPREGAIGCFEEACRNVVCTGATPIGMVDHLQFGNPEDPEIFWTFLESLKGLTDFAKEFKIPCVGGKVSFYNETPKGPIKPTPLIGVLGLIEKKNPQQEKISENDVLIIIGNTKNELGGSEYYEYVHNFIGGKCPAVDFQSSKQNMQFVLDAIKKNLVKHAHDCSKGGLAIAISELCIWNDIGCNVSINEIPSEKMADDRILFSESHSRYLLVLDQKNLKEIENLLKKSKIPFGIIGKFKGDQIVFEKNKSAINLRVDKAQKTWMNSLREIILHA
- a CDS encoding phosphoribosylformylglycinamidine synthase subunit PurQ → MKVGVIVFPGSNCDRDMFHVLTDVFNLKAQYFWHEKGLPKDLDAIVLPGGFSYGDRLRAGVIAAHSPVIKDVKKMAEKGTPVLGVCNGFQVLVESGLLPGVLLKNNSLNFMCQWTNLIVENNTTPFTNKLKLHQKIPIPIANGEGRYYVDESTLKQLKKKNQIVFRYEETVNGSLDKIAGVCNEDGNVVGMMPHPERATEPEINPIDHKPSSLIFESLIQKIGVKN